Proteins from a genomic interval of Yarrowia lipolytica chromosome 1E, complete sequence:
- a CDS encoding uncharacterized protein (Compare to YALI0E22550g, weakly similar to uniprot|P08640 Saccharomyces cerevisiae YIR019c STA1 extracellular alpha-1 4-glucan glucosidase), whose amino-acid sequence MLFFSTLLTVLMATIALAKQVASPLKTFDLHRAGDPNNKEGHYWDRWELDFTFALQPMQDNVQPGDYFQFTLDKRFWLGDKPYDFDVVDPNGNPIYHVKNDGFLFTCTYSDYVADKNWEINGTMRLTATAERNEIKEAGWNSFHVDTGNGTGFDDSINIVPELDVTQGRKWGARFGDDEYIWYIQLPKSPYHTLRLVDTLRDDSLAFPDMDTLWDGMRVNLGYNMDEFWNTDKWVEVPKEERSKYVTLDTVEGDTFTATLHDIPDDVNVQLVFTTKIVKPQTAYWNHFGWEMWMDASGGEGPGNSIKGDTWGAGNHNQDGSDFDGDGEGDGKSTTLITSTLFTNTTTPGSTIITFSTEPTSAVITTSETAPLTESVVPSTEPGLTTVSTDFPSPDSSIVESTTPVLTTSSPITSSLTSSFKSTTEPTSETTPESTSVPETTIVNSTSVSDITSESTSSIPETTVESTTPSSTTRRSTQASESPSSEVSTTRQSTQVHPTAYSPSESPSSEVSTRQSTSGPPHRYFSCHRSLNLLLSLVPPASTSTVPVTDSSVPSSFLTSESSSSEVSTTPSVNSTVPVTESPVHSTKPISESLIPSSNHCVSTVTLNTTNPGGEPETTVATVTTQDCNPKPFSSVSVTGCVETSILTTTNPAGKPETVTTTVTRDHCESPAPSSECVSTVTLSTTNSEGTPVTTTEVTTLDFCPSVALETTMTVPTKVTTTVTQTVSVCDDSKCSETPITITTVVPSNPKTTVITTEIDHKTVTITVPCDPEIPASNTESATEPASKPVSETLSKPEHSSNEPQTEVPQTGSPAVSPSPAPTKPAETESSTPEQPLWPSELVTKTSGTVVIVIPGQVSSKSSPAESITSTVIQTVSYCDDSRCSKTPVTLTTVVPTNPASTTIQTVIDNKSLTVVVPCEETPTSNKPTVSEVPSKPSPFPEAPGKPIPEAPETTGTPSTQLETPASTLVPVPQPEGSKPAQSQPQQPQKPEATTPVQASSGSTNKLALSAIVLPLLTLFF is encoded by the exons atgctcttcttctcgacgTTATTGACCGTCTTGATGGCGACAATTGCCCTTGCCAAACAGGTAGCCTCTCCTCTCAAGACCTTCGATCTTCACAGAGCTGGTGATCCGAACAACAAGGAAGGTCATTACTGGGACCGGTGGGAACTGGACTTCACTTTTGCTCTCCAGCCCATGCAGGACAATGTTCAGCCCGGTGACTACTTTCAGTTTACTCTTGACAAACGTTTCTGGCTGGGTGACAAGCCCTATGACTTTGATGTTGTGGATCCCAACGGAAACCCCATCTACCATGTGAAGAACGACGGCTTCCTGTTCACCTGCACATACTCCGACTATGTTGCCGATAAGAACTGGGAGATCAACGGTACCATGCGTCTGACTGCCACTGCCGAGCGAAACGAAATCAAGGAGGCCGGATGGAACTCTTTCCACGTTGACACCGGCAATGGCACTGGTTTCGATGactccatcaacattgTCCCTGAGCTGGATGTCACCCAAGGCCGAAAGTGGGGAGCACgttttggtgatgatgagtACATCTGGTATATTCAGCTTCCCAAGTCTCCTTACCATACTCTCAGGCTTGTCGATACTCTTCGAGATGACTCTCTTGCCTTCCCTGACATGGACACTCTGTGGGACGGCATGAGAGTAAACCTTGGTTACAATATGGATGAGTTCTGGAACACCGACAAGTGGGTGGAGGTCCCTAAGGAAGAGAGATCAAAGTACGTCACGCTCGACACAGTTGAGGGTGATACCTTCACTGCTACTCTCCATGACATTCCCGATGATGTCAACGTCCAACTTGttttcaccaccaagattgtcaagcCCCAGACAGCGTACTGGAATCATTTCGGCTGGGAGATGTGGATGGATGCTAGTGGAGGTGAAGGACCTGGAAATTCCATCAAGGGTGACACCTGGGGTGCTGGAAACCACAACCAAGACGGAAGTGACTTCGATGGTGACGGAGAGGGCGATGGAAAAAGTACCACTCTGATCACCTCCACTTTATTCACCAATACAACTACCCCGGGGTCCACCATTatcaccttctccactgAGCCCACCTCTGCGGTTATCACGACTTCTGAAACTGCCCCCTTGACGGAGTCTGTGGTACCCTCCACCGAGCCTGGCCTCACTACCGTCTCTACCGACTTCCCCAGCCCGGATAGCTCTATTGTGGAGTCCACTACCCCTGTGTTGACAACTTCATCCCCCATCACCTCATCCCTCACCTCATCGTTCAAATCCACTACCGAGCCAACCTCTGAGACTACTCCAGAGTCCACAAGCGTCCCGGAGACAACCATTGTGAACTCCACCAGCGTTTCCGATATTACTAGCGAGTCCACCAGTTCAATCCCTGAGACTACCGTTGAATCCACAACTCCTAGCTCTACCACCCGTCGGTCCACCCAGG CTTCTgagtctccttcttctgaggTATCTACCACCCGTCAATCCACTCAGGTCCACCCCACCGCTTACTCTC CTTCTgagtctccttcttctgaggTATCCACCCGTCAATCCACCTCAGGTCCACCCCACCGCTACTTCTCGTGCCATCGATCTCTGAATCTGCTTCTATCTCTAGTGCCTCCCGCGTCAACCTCCACCGTGCCTGTTACTGATTCTTCAGTGCCCTCCAGCTTTCTga CTTCtgagtcttcttcttctgaggtATCTACCACACCAAGCGTCAACTCCACTGTCCCTGTTACTGAGTCTCCCGTGCACTCCACCAAGCCCATTTCTGAGTCTCTTATTCCCTCCTCGAACCATTGTGTCTCCACCGTCACTCTGAATACAACAAACCCTGGTGGTGAGCCCGAGACCACTGTCGCTACCGTTACAACCCAGGACTGCAACCCCAAGCCTTTCTCTTCTGTTAGTGTGACAGGTTGTGTTGAAACTTCCATCCTGACTACCACCAACCCGGCCGGAAAGCCTGAGACAGTTACCACCACAGTTACAAGGGACCACTGCGAATCTcccgctccttcttcagagTGTGTATCAACCGTTACCCTTAGCACAACTAACAGTGAGGGAACTCCAGTGACAACTACCGAGGTTACCACCCTCGACTTTTGTCCTTCCGTGGCCCTTGAGACCACTATGACAGTGCCTACTAAGGTTACCACCACCGTCACCCAGACTGTTTCTGTCTGCGACGACAGTAAGTGCTCCGAGACTCCCATTACTATCACCACCGTCGTTCCTTCCAACCCTAAAACCACTGTCATTACCACAGAGATTGACCACAAGACTGTGACTATCACTGTTCCTTGCGACCCCGAGATTCCTGCTTCCAATACTGAGTCCGCGACTGAGCCTGCATCCAAGCCTGTTTCTGAGACACTCTCCAAGCCTGAGCACTCTTCCAACGAGCCCCAGACTGAGGTTCCTCAGACTGGATCTCCTGCtgtgtctccttctcctgcacCCACCAAGCCTGCCGAGACCGAGTCTTCAACCCCCGAGCAGCCCTTGTGGCCTTCCGAACTTGTCACCAAGACCTCTGGAACGGTGGTTATTGTTATTCCTGGGCAAGTCTCTTCGAAGTCTTCTCCTGCAGAGTCCATCACGTCTACCGTCATTCAGACTGTTTCCTACTGTGACGACTCCCGCTGTTCTAAGACTCCCGTCACTTTAACCACTGTGGTTCCTACCAACCCTGCCTCCACTACCATTCAGACTGTCATTGACAACAAGTCTCTCACCGTGGTTGTTCCTTGTGAGGAGACACCCACTTCTAACAAGCCCACAGTATCTGAGGTCCCTAGCAAGCCTAGTCCATTTCCCGAGGCTCCTGGTAAGCCCATCCCTGAGGCTCCTGAAACCACAGGGACCCCCTCCACGCAGCTAGAGACACCCGCTTCAACTCTGGTTCCCGTTCCTCAGCCTGAGGGCTCCAAGCCAGCTCAATCCCA
- a CDS encoding uncharacterized protein (Compare to YALI0E22572g, weakly similar to uniprot|P08640 Saccharomyces cerevisiae YIR019c STA1 extracellular alpha-1 4-glucan glucosidase) — protein MHQLLIFILLAALALAKQVPSPLGSLDVTRASDGGKKGTTNDVWNMNFSFSLKPFADNIQPGDYFKFTVDDKLSFGLNNFNFDVKDADGNVILKITNNGPVFTGTYTDYVATKNDAISGAVDIQTLFDANKIKTTGPTTVTVTPQVGGPTLKDTVTLLGTTNPDNALKWGELNGCCLVLWHLRLPTSPYNRAEITDTRSDGNTEFFDQGTLMANTRLIFRYNLNDMGGFSKQEWVLGSNVAKYLTYTSVTPKQFTARLENIPDNVSVEIQYFSRITNQASLYKNSYSYVLYDKPPGGTGGNEWTRRGNGGGYATNQQPGSNIPSLNGGGSGSGSERSTTSSKPTSTSVKTTSTTPTVTATPTTSTSSTSATPTTSTTPTTSATPPAATTPNTSSTPTTSSDLITSSVFESSTGSIPQSISSVESSVEPSSTGPISESTPVGPSSSVESSPSVEPSSESSVGPSTNEPIPETTSEVPSSVETVESTPESTTEASTESVEPSSTESSTDPVPESTTVSVTSDPTSEPFPETTSSDPEIAQNDSSTVGPSTTEEYSVEPTPDSTSEAPQSASGTSESSTEYTSEAVTPFPTPSSETTFINSTTSEPGTTESLSTSELSTEATVEPSTESTSEAVTPLPTPSSETSFINSTTSELGASESTSETATPLPTPSSETSFINSTTSELGSTGSTPETVTPLPTPSSETSFINSTTSELGASESTSETATPLPTPSSETSFINSTTSELGSTGSTSEAVTPLPTPSSETSFINSTTSELGTTESTSEAVTSLPTPSSETTFINSTTSALGTTESTSETATPLPTSSSETDFANSTTSEPVITTSPPTSESPVTTDSPSTASNESVILDGSLTSVGFPNSTTVVSQNSTTELESFTESSVASYITGTSAEPTPESSSVDPSSTEAEFSSVGLTPEASSIKESSSATSSVEPTTEPTTSTTEPPAVLSSVPISTSMNVTFQSSSSSSVAVTSQEESSTISSAEPTTTTGPVFCERDGNDDGCIILSASSSKSSSDVSSETPRATTASVSSESSGTASTDPAVPTTESSVEAPSSIDTSVQPTSMETQTLSSETSQSATATESSTPLTTDSASSTHVSSSSFATPNVNSSAISVTESTESATASVTDSTATTAVVVTTIEPSSASAVSSESASASLTSSVLATQSDFNSTSKSVAFATTSTLVSESVTQSLTSKSTQSSVPVSQFSQHVSNSTISDSSVISGTASVPESAAKYTTTDFSNTIGSGTVTESRIVSDNASRSDAATASGSSVAFSGTVTEASSTFSESGLASNTRPAPIVTTLTQTVTACSNNQCSKTTVTVTTAVPTNHATITKQTVIDGNTMTVSVPVESGSGNGSDETESLSYLNPSLTTTLTQNVTACDQENCTEIPMTITTVVPTNAASTTIQTVIEGYTVTVVVPCDSVASEGATEAVTPVSTVTVSESRATGTVSEPSVQSLVQPYAPRSGYQSSDDAFTHSVPAHFSSESSKLAQPSQATVTVATSGSAASSVVSGPPVASDSVASNSPAASAPGSDSPPSAVSQHGTQKVESQTPTLSFTQSPSQTRVPPPNQANSASSTKIAASLLLLPLLAFI, from the exons ATGCACCAATTACTCATTTTCATTCTGCTAGCTGCTCTGGCTCTCGCCAAGCAAGTTCCCAGCCCTCTCGGGTCTCTGGATGTCACCAGAGCCTCCGACGGAGGCAAGAAGGGAACCACTAACGATGTCTGGAACATGAACTTCTCCTTTTCTCTCAAGCCTTTCGCTGACAACATCCAGCCTGGAGACTATTTCAAGTTCACAGTTGATGACAAGCTCAGCTTTGGACTAAACAACTTCAACTTCGATGTTAAGGACGCTGACGGAAACGTCATTCTCAAGATCACAAACAACGGACCAGTCTTCACCGGTACCTACACAGACTACGTGGCCACCAAGAACGACGCCATTTCAGGTGCCGTCGACATTCAGACGCTTTTCGACGccaacaagatcaagacTACAGGTCCCACCACCGTAACAGTTACTCCTCAGGTTGGTGGCCCCACACTCAAAGACACTGTCACTCTTCTGGGTACTACAAACCCGGATAATGCCCTCAAGTGGGGAGAGTTGAACGGCTGTTGTCTTGTTCTCTGGCATCTTCGACTTCCCACTTCGCCCTACAACCGGGCTGAGATCACTGACACAAGATCCGATGGCAACACCGAATTTTTCGACCAGGGCACCCTCATGGCCAATACCCGTCTGATTTTTAGGTACAACCTCAATGATATGGGTGGCTTCTCCAAGCAGGAATGGGTCCTGGGTTCAAACGTGGCCAAGTACCTTACCTACACCTCGGTGACACCCAAGCAGTTCACTGCCCGCCTGGAAAACATTCCCGACAATGTTTCTGTGGAGATTCAATACTTTTCACGAATCACCAACCAGGCTTCCCTCTACAAGAACTCTTACTCATACGTTCTGTATGACAAGCCTCCTGGCGGTACTGGAGGAAATGAATGGACACGACGAGGAAACGGAGGTGGATATGCCACCAACCAGCAGCCTGGAAGCAACATCCCCAGCCTCAacggaggaggatctggatctggatctGAAAGAT CCACCACTTCATCCAAGCCTACTTCGACTAGTGTGAAGACAACGAGTACAACTCCCACTGTGACTGCTACTCCCACAACTAGTACTTCATCAACGAGCGCCACCCCTACCACAAGCACCACACCTACCACGTCGGCCACTCCCCCTGCCGCTACGACTCCAAACACAAGCTCAACCCCTACAACCAGCTCTGATCTCATCACCTCTTCAGTGTTTGAGTCTTCTACCGGGTCCATTCCTCAGAGCATATCTTCCGTCGAGTCTTCTGTGGAGCCGTCATCTACTGGGCCCATTTCTGAAAGTACACCAGTGGGgccctcttcttctgttgAGTCGTCTCCATCGGTtgagccttcttctgaaTCTTCTGTGGGGCCCTCTACAAACGAGCCTATTCCCGAGACAACTTCTGAGGTCCCTTCTTCAGTCGAGACTGTTGAATCTACCCCTGAATCCACCACCGAGGCTTCTACGGAGTCGGTGGAGCCTTCCTCCACAGAGTCATCTACAGATCCCGTTCCCGAGTCTACCACCGTTTCCGTTACGTCAGACCCTACCTCGGAACCCTTTCCGGAGACCACTTCAAGTGATCCTGAGATTGCTCAGAACGATTCTTCGACCGTCGGAccctccaccaccgaggAGTATTCAGTCGAGCCCACTCCTGATTCCACCTCTGAGGCTCCCCAATCGGCCTCTGGGACTTCTGAATCGTCTACTGAGTACACTTCGGAAGCAGTCACTCCATTTCCTACTCCTTCGTCTGAGACTACTTTCATCAACTCAACTACGAGTGAACCAGGCACCACTGAGTCCCTCTCTACCTCCGAGTTGTCTACAGAGGCCACAGTGGAGCCTTCCACGGAGTCCACTTCGGAAGCTGTCACTCCCTTGCCTACTCCTTCGTCAGAGACTAGCTTCATCAACTCGACTACGAGTGAGCTAGGTGCCTCTGAGTCTACATCGGAAACTGCAACTCCCCTACCTACTCCTTCGTCAGAGACTAGCTTCATCAACTCGACTACCAGTGAGCTAGGTAGCACAGGTTCCACTCCAGAAACTGTCACTCCCTTGCCTACTCCCTCGTCAGAGACTAGCTTCATCAACTCGACTACGAGTGAGCTAGGTGCCTCTGAGTCTACATCGGAAACTGCGACTCCCCTACCTACTCCTTCGTCAGAGACTAGCTTCATCAACTCGACTACCAGTGAGCTAGGTAGCACAGGTTCCACTTCGGAAGCTGTCACTCCCTTGCCTACTCCCTCGTCAGAGACTAGCTTCATCAACTCGACCACCAGTGAGCTAGGTACAACGGAGTCCACTTCGGAGGCTGTCACTTCCCTGCCTACCCCCTCGTCTGAGACTACTTTCATCAACTCGACTACGAGTGCGCTAGGTACCACTGAATCCACATCCGAAACTGCAACTCCCTTGccaacctcctcgtcagAAACGGATTTCGCCAATTCGACTACCAGCGAGCCAGTTATCACTACGTCTCCTCCCACCTCAGAGTCTCCCGTGACTACCGATTCTCCTTCGACGGCGAGCAATGAGTCTGTGATTCTTGATGGTTCTCTTACTTCCGTAGGGTTCCCCAACAGCACTACCGTTGTCTCTCAGAATTCGACCACTGAGCTCGAGTCTTTCACCGAGTCCTCTGTTGCGTCTTACATTACTGGGACTTCGGCTGAGCCTACTCCCGAGTCGTCTTCTGTAGATCCCTCTAGTACTGAAGCCGAGTTTTCTTCCGTCGGGCTGACCCCTGAGGCATCTTCTATCAAGGAGTCTTCTTCGGCGACATCTTCGGTGGAGCCTACTACTGAGCCTACAACCTCTACTACTGAGCCCCCCGCCGTGTTATCCAGCGTGCCGATTTCAACCTCGATGAATGTTACATTCCAGTCTTCTTCAAGCTCATCCGTTGCAGTGACTTCCCAGGAGGAATCATCTACCATTTCTTCTGCCGaacccaccaccacaactgGTCCCGTATTCTGCGAGCGAGATGGTAACGATGATGGCTGCATTATTCTTTCAGCTTCTAGCTCTAAGTCGTCCAGCGATGTTTCTTCGGAGACTCCTAGGGCTACCACTGCTTCCGTGTCTTCAGAGTCCTCTGGAACTGCTTCCACTGACCCTGCTGTCCCTACCACGGAATCTTCGGTCGAGGCCCCTTCTTCAATCGATACTTCTGTCCAGCCTACTTCAATGGAGACTCAAACACTGTCCTCTGAGACTTCCCAGTCTGCCACAGCCACTGAGTCTTCTACTCCTCTGACAACTGATTCAGCCTCATCTACTCACGTTTCAAGCTCTTCCTTTGCTACCCCGAACGTGAACAGCTCTGCTATTTCAGTTACTGAGTCTACCGAGTCTGCAACCGCCTCTGTCACTGATTCTACAGCCACCACAGCGGTTGTTGTAACCACCATAGAGCCTTCCAGTGCCTCTGCAGTTTCTTCAGAGTCTGCCTCTGCGTCGCTCACTTCCTCGGTACTGGCCACCCAATCTGATTTCAACTCTACCTCCAAGTCTGTAGCCTTTGCTACCACTTCGACTTTGGTTTCAGAGTCTGTTACTCAGTCTCTGACTTCCAAATCAACTCAGTCTTCCGTGCCAGTCTCCCAGTTCTCTCAGCACGTCTCTAACTCGACCATCTCAGACTCCTCTGTCATTTCTGGAACCGCCTCAGTGCCTGAGTCTGCTGCTAAGTATACCACCACCGATTTCTCGAACACCATTGGCTCTGGTACAGTGACTGAATCAAGAATAGTGTCTGATAATGCTTCTAGATCGGACGCTGCCACTGCTTCGGGTTCCAGCGTTGCTTTTTCGGGGACTGTGACTGAGGCCTCATCCACATTCTCCGAGTCTGGTCTTGCTTCGAATACCCGGCCTGCTCCCATCGTCACAACTCTGACTCAGACTGTCACTGCTTGCAGCAACAACCAGTGCTCGAAGACCACTGTCACCGTGACTACGGCAGTCCCCACCAACCATGCTACCATCACTAAGCAGACTGTGATTGACGGCAACACCATGACTGTGTCTGTTCCTGTTGAGAGTGGCTCTGGTAATGGTTCAGATGAGACTGAATCGTTGTCCTATCTTAACCCATCtctcaccaccactctcACCCAGAACGTTACTGCTTGTGACCAGGAAAACTGCACGGAGATTCCAATGACCATCACTACGGTGGTTCCCACCAATGCAGCTTCTACTACCATTCAGACCGTCATTGAGGGGTACACCGTGACTGTCGTTGTTCCTTGTGACTCGGTTGCCTCTGAGGGGGCTACGGAAGCAGTTACGCCTGTTTCAACTGTGACTGTTTCTGAGTCTCGTGCTACTGGAACAGTCTCCGAACCTTCTGTTCAGTCTTTGGTTCAACCTTATGCTCCCAGATCTGGTTACCAGTCTTCTGATGATGCTTTTACACACTCTGTGCCCGCTCACTTTTCTTCTGAGTCTTCTAAATTGGCCCAGCCGTCGCAAGCTACTGTAACGGTTGCCACTTCTGGCTCAGCTGCCAGCTCTGTTGTTTCTGGTCCTCCAGTTGCTTCAGATTCAGTTGCTTCTAACTCTCCTGCTGCCTCGGCGCCTGGTTCAGACTCTCCTCCGTCCGCGGTCTCGCAGCACGGCACCCAAAAGGTTGAGTCTCAGACTCCCACACTCTCTTTCACCCAAAGCCCGTCTCAGACACGAGTTCCGCCCCCCAACCAGGCCAACTCCGCTTCGAGCACAAAAATAGCTGcatctcttcttctccttccttTGTTGGCTTTTATTTAA